In Myxococcales bacterium, the DNA window GTTGTGTCGAACTCCGGCGGTCAGCGACAAGCCAACACCGGGTCCGAAGTCGACATTGCCCTGGCGGGCGTCGGGTAGACCGCCCACGATCCCGGCCTGAAGGTAGTATCCCGTCCACTTTTCCGAAGATTCGGTTTCCGCCCTGGCGGAATTCAATGGCACGACGGCGCCGCACAGCACCAACCAGGACAGCAAAATCGCACTCGTTCGAAACCTGCTCACCGACGTGATCCCCTTTCTTCTAACGACCCGACTCGACCCTCTCCGCTTCAAACGAGTCTACTCCGCAAGCCCATCGATCAACAACGCCTCTCGACTCGTATTCGATCCAGAGGCGACCAGGGGAGCCTATTTCGTGGCTACCGCGCGGGTCACATGCTCGAGGTAGAACACAAGCGCGCCGACATCGGCCGAATTTTGCGGTCCACTCGCGACCATGTTCGTTCCCGGCATGAAGCCGCTCGGGTTCAATAGATAGGCTCGCAGGGAACGCTCGTTCCAGACAAGCCCCGACTCCTTCATCGCCTTCGAGTAGCCTGGAAAGTCAGCCGAACCGGCTCTGCGCCCGGACAGGCCGGCGAGATATGGACCGACCTTGTTCTGCTTGCCATATAGATCGTGGCAACTCCAACAGGCGGTCGAGAGCCGCTGGCCACGATCAAAGGTCTGACGTTCAGCCGCTGAAAGGTTCGCCCGGATCTCCGCTTCCGGACCTCCACAAGCCAGCATCACCAGGCAAGCGATCAACAGGGATCCAACACAGATGAATAGATTCTTCATGGGTGATGGCCGGAAGACTCGCTTCAATTGCCCGCCGAGACGCCTCCATCCAGGGGCAGCGCCACGCCAGTAATGAACCTCGCGTCGTAGGATGCGAGGTAGGCAACCGCTGTGGCGATTTCTTCGGGGGTCGCCACTCGCTTGAGTGGCGCTTCTTCCATGGCTTCGCGTTCGGCTGCCGCGGGGTCCGGGGCGAGGTCGACGTAATCGCGACGCATCATGTCGGTGTCCACCCAACCCGGGCAGACACAGTTGACTCGAATATCGGGGGCCAACTCCATCGCCAGGGCCCGTGTGAGGTTCACGACTCCACCCTTCGACGCGCAATACAAGGCGCCTTCTGCAGAGCCCATCAGCCCCGACACCGATGCCATATTGACGATGGAGCCCCCATTCTTGCGAAGCGCCGGGAGCGCCGCCCGAACGCAAAAGAAGGTGCCCTTCAAATTGACATTGAGGGTTTCGTCCCAGGTCGCTTCGTCCGCTTCTTCGATCGTCGAGTCAATGCAGACCCCCGCGTTGTTGACGAGTACGTCGAGGCCACCGAGGCCTTCGATGGCAGTACCCACGACCGACTCGCAACCGTCTACCGTTCCAACGCCGCCGGGTGCGGAGATCAGGCGGTCACCCCCACCCAATTTGGCGATCGCAGTGGCAACCGACTGCTCGGTCCGACCATTGACCGCGACACGAGCACCCCGTGCCAAAAATTCCTTTGCAGTCGCGAAGCCAATGCCACGCGATGCGCCCGTAACCAATACTCGCTTGTCTGCGAAGTCCATCGGGAGTTCCTTTGCTTCTTGATTTACGTTCATGAATTTACAGGTGGACACCTGGCACATCAGACCAGTCACATGCCTCGACAGCTTGCCCCAGGCTAATTAGCTCATGCTCCTTTATGAGCCGTCGTATTTTTGTTTCCGCTCCATCCAGACCATAATAAGATTTTAATTTCCTTACCTTCGAAAGTCCGGGAACCATCGGCTGGTCAGCATCAAAATCTCTAGGATGGAAATACGTCATTACGTATTCACTTTTGTTCATGAAATAGTCGATCAGCACCCAGGGAAACAACCTGAAGTAGCCTCCACCTGAAAAAATGATTTTTCGACCCAATACCGAAGTGGTGTTGATGGGAAACTCTTTCAGCGTGCCGGAGGCCGTATGGATGATCGTCGGCGTCTCTTCCCCAAACGAGGGAAAGCCGCCATGCGCGCGACTCGCAGGAAATACAGAAGAGTCAATTTCGATCCCGGCTGCAATGAGTTCTTCGAAAATCCACTTGTTCTTTTCCATCACAGAAAAGCCCGGAGACCGATAGGCCCTGATCTTTTGGCCAGACACGTCCTCGAGACGCTTGATCGACTGGTCCAGGTCTGCTTTGAACTCACTCGGTGTTTGTTCGAACGCGAGCTGATGGCTATTCGAATGAGAGCCAATTTCGTAACCACCATCGACGATTTTTTTGATGATGTGCGGAAACTCCCGGGCGACCCAACCGAGACAAAAAAAGGTGGCTGGCTGTTGGTGTTCCGCGAGGATCTCGAAGATTCGATCCATGTTGGCATCCAATCGAGACTCGAACCCGCTCCACTCTTTCTCTGACTTCGTCGATTCGTTGTCGAGCAAGTGAAACCACTCTTCAACGTCGAAGGTCAAGATGTTCATCAGAAGAACCTTGCTCCCGCCGCCCTGAACTCCATGACGTCTTCGCGTGTCGGAAAGCCAAAGTACGTCTTCTCGTCATCGTTGTTCGGAATGAGAGCGGTCTCACCGTTGTGGATTTTTTCAATCGCTTCAATGATCGCATCCATGCCGGCTTGCTTGGATGCTTTGATGAGTTGATCGAGGGACAGGCCCGCCAGCGGATAACGATTTTGAACAAGGATGGGTCCAGTATCAATTCCTTCATCGACGAAAAAAATCGAAACGCCCGATTCCTCCTCTCGATTCTTCAAAACCCAAAAGCTCGGCATCAATCCACGATATTTGGGCAACAGAGCAGTATGGAGATTGAGGCAGCCTTTTGGCGCCAGGTCAATCAAGGGCCGTTTGAAGATTTCATTGCCTGCGATCGAAATGAGTAGATCGGGTTCGTAGCTCCTCAGCAGATCAAGAGACCTTTCCTCATTGAGGCTGCCCTGTATTTCTATGATCGGAATTCCATGCCTCTTCAAAACATTCGTTACGGAATATCGGGTATTGACCTTGGCCAAGAGGAAGTTCAGGGCATATCTCGAGAAAAATACCGGGCCAAATATTTTGAATGTCTTGACTGCCTTTTGAATTAGCGTCTCTTTTTTTCCGAAGGGCGAAACATCTGAAACAACACACCCGACGACCTTGCTGTGGGCCGGGGTATTGCTCAGTAGATAAGAAATGTTTTTGCCCAAGTAGAAAGGATCGTCTTGGGTGATGATCAATATTTTCATTGCGACCTAATCTCTCACTTCCTCACCAGTGCTTGCACGTGCTCGAGCATCTGGTCTGCCAGTGTTTCCCGATCATAGTGCTCAGCCAAGGACTGACACCCTAGCTGCATTCTGCGATACAAGTCCTTGTCGCCCAGGATCGTCATCACCGCCTGGTGAAAGGATTGCTTGTTTTCAGGTTCGAAATAAATTCCTGCTTTGTGTCTTTCGATGATTCCGCGCGAAATCCCGTCGACCCCGAGAAGAATAGGTTTCTGCATTGCAGCCAACTCAAATATTTTTGAAGGGATTACCGTTTTAAAGACGTCCGATTTTTGCAGAGGCACTAGAGCAATATCGAGTATCGAGATGAAATCCACCACTTGACTTTTGGGGACCGAGTCGAGGAATAGAATATTCTCTACCTTGGATTGCTGGGCAAATGCAATGACTTCTTCCTTTTCAGCTCCATCCCCTAGAAATATGAATTGAAGATTTGGCAGCTGCAGATCTCGGGCGCACTCGACGATGAATTTTAGATTCTGGCACATCCCATGGGTGCCAATATATCCAATTACGGTTTTGCCCTGTAATTGATATTGCTGAACCAATTTCTCATTTTTGGGTACGACCGGAAACTGAGAAGTATCGACACCATTCGTGATGACATGGATCTTGTCTCCATCGACATGGCGTTCGATTAGTTTCGCCTTGAACGCATCTGTAACCGGAATGATCATGTCGGCACTGCGATACATGAAAAGCTCCACTCTCTCGAGGAGCTGAATCACCTTGCTCTGCTTGATCGCACCCACAGTGGTAATCGTATCTGGCCACAGGTCGCGCAGTTCAAATATCCATGGGCGTCGTTTTACTTTTGATAGTGCCCACCCCGTAAAAGTGGTGAAAAACTGCGGCGAGGTGACAATGATGACATCGCAGGGCTTGAAGAGACCCACGAAAAATGCCATCAGCGCGAAACTCGTGTAATCAATGATCCTTTTTACAAAACCCTCATTTGCCGAGACGTAGCTCCAAACCCTGATCACTCGAATATCATCGATGACTTCGGTCTGGTACAAACGATTTTCGTAGCCATCATAGACCTTGCCCTTCGGAAAATTGGGAGCACAGGTAATGACGGTGACACTTGCCCCTTTCGCCACCCATCTCTTGCAATGCTCATGGGTGCGGCTCGCAGGCGCATTGACTTCTGGGGGGAAGTTGTCAGTCACGAACAAGATTTTCATGAAATAGTGGATAGCCCAGATAGCCGCCTCGGGCTCATAGGGTCGAGGCAACTCGTTCGCTTACGTGTCTGCGGTGGAACGAAAACTCAGCCGTCCAGGTAGGTCCGGTGCCAGATTTCAGTGATCAGGAAACCAAAGATGGATGATGTCCAGTCGGCCCGGCCGTTCATGTGTTCGTCGATGATCTCGTCGATCCGTCCGGCGTCGAAGATGCTCCGTGAGCGAGTGCGTGGGTCACGAGAGAGGTCCATCACGAGTTCGCGCCAATCGCCGCGGATCCACTCGCCAATGGGCACCACGAAGCCATGCTGCTTGCGCCGGGAGGTCTGCTCGGGAAGGGAGGGTTGCATCGCCTTGCGCAGCAGCGCCTTGGTGGCACCGTTTCGGAACTTCATCTCCGAGGGCATCGACAGGCAGAATTCCACCAGTTCATGGTCGAGATAGGGAACCCGTGCCTCGAGCGAATGTGCCATCGAAATCTTATCGGCGCGAATCAAAAGTTCGTTGGCAAGCCATCCCCGCATGTCGTAGATGAAGAACTTCTGTCGCTCTTCGGGAAGATCGTGGTAGCCGTCGAGAAGTGTACTCTCAGCTTCGAGGGCCATGTCGTTGAAGTTCGCGTTGATGTCGGGGTTGAAGAGTGAACGTTGACCACCGCCCTCGATGCCCAAAGCACTCGTCGTCAATGCCACGTACTCACCACAGCGAGCATGGGTGATGCGATTCATGCGCTGGACCCGTGTAATGAAGGGAGAGCTGGGCAGCATCCCGGATACAAAATTCAATGC includes these proteins:
- a CDS encoding c-type cytochrome, with translation MKNLFICVGSLLIACLVMLACGGPEAEIRANLSAAERQTFDRGQRLSTACWSCHDLYGKQNKVGPYLAGLSGRRAGSADFPGYSKAMKESGLVWNERSLRAYLLNPSGFMPGTNMVASGPQNSADVGALVFYLEHVTRAVATK
- a CDS encoding SDR family oxidoreductase translates to MDFADKRVLVTGASRGIGFATAKEFLARGARVAVNGRTEQSVATAIAKLGGGDRLISAPGGVGTVDGCESVVGTAIEGLGGLDVLVNNAGVCIDSTIEEADEATWDETLNVNLKGTFFCVRAALPALRKNGGSIVNMASVSGLMGSAEGALYCASKGGVVNLTRALAMELAPDIRVNCVCPGWVDTDMMRRDYVDLAPDPAAAEREAMEEAPLKRVATPEEIATAVAYLASYDARFITGVALPLDGGVSAGN
- a CDS encoding polysaccharide deacetylase family protein, with translation MNILTFDVEEWFHLLDNESTKSEKEWSGFESRLDANMDRIFEILAEHQQPATFFCLGWVAREFPHIIKKIVDGGYEIGSHSNSHQLAFEQTPSEFKADLDQSIKRLEDVSGQKIRAYRSPGFSVMEKNKWIFEELIAAGIEIDSSVFPASRAHGGFPSFGEETPTIIHTASGTLKEFPINTTSVLGRKIIFSGGGYFRLFPWVLIDYFMNKSEYVMTYFHPRDFDADQPMVPGLSKVRKLKSYYGLDGAETKIRRLIKEHELISLGQAVEACDWSDVPGVHL
- a CDS encoding formyl transferase — translated: MKILIITQDDPFYLGKNISYLLSNTPAHSKVVGCVVSDVSPFGKKETLIQKAVKTFKIFGPVFFSRYALNFLLAKVNTRYSVTNVLKRHGIPIIEIQGSLNEERSLDLLRSYEPDLLISIAGNEIFKRPLIDLAPKGCLNLHTALLPKYRGLMPSFWVLKNREEESGVSIFFVDEGIDTGPILVQNRYPLAGLSLDQLIKASKQAGMDAIIEAIEKIHNGETALIPNNDDEKTYFGFPTREDVMEFRAAGARFF
- a CDS encoding glycosyltransferase family 4 protein gives rise to the protein MKILFVTDNFPPEVNAPASRTHEHCKRWVAKGASVTVITCAPNFPKGKVYDGYENRLYQTEVIDDIRVIRVWSYVSANEGFVKRIIDYTSFALMAFFVGLFKPCDVIIVTSPQFFTTFTGWALSKVKRRPWIFELRDLWPDTITTVGAIKQSKVIQLLERVELFMYRSADMIIPVTDAFKAKLIERHVDGDKIHVITNGVDTSQFPVVPKNEKLVQQYQLQGKTVIGYIGTHGMCQNLKFIVECARDLQLPNLQFIFLGDGAEKEEVIAFAQQSKVENILFLDSVPKSQVVDFISILDIALVPLQKSDVFKTVIPSKIFELAAMQKPILLGVDGISRGIIERHKAGIYFEPENKQSFHQAVMTILGDKDLYRRMQLGCQSLAEHYDRETLADQMLEHVQALVRK